The genomic region AGTGATATTTTTACTTCAATAATAAGTTCGAATTTGGAAGATTATTGTAAGTTCTTGAAGCCTTTTAAGTCTTTTGATTATTTGTTTTTCTATGAACTCGTTTGCTTCTTTGTTTATTTCATCAGTTTGATTCTTAGACACAATCTGGTGATATATATTCCATTTCTGACTGGTGGCCACCGTTGGTGGTAGTATATGACAATTGTAGCCTCCCCTGACCCCTGACTATGAACAGTAGTTTCAGTCGTGGAGATCAAGCTACTTTTGCCACATAATCACTACCAAATCATTGTCTATATGAAAAGGGACCCTCTTCCTTCTCCTTCGATTCATACCAAGTCTCTCTCTCTCTGATACTCTCGCTTTCTCACCGCCTTTTCCTTTGCACTTATCTCATACACTCCCTGAAAGCTTCATTACCCAGCTCGAAGAAGATGGAAAACCAAGAATTCAACTCCAACCGCAGCGCTAATCGCCTCCCTCCTCCAAGAAGAGGGCAGATCAAGATCAAGATCTTCAAATCAGTGGCTGCTGTGGTGGTGGGTGGGTTCATCCGCAAGCCGAAAGAAGATGGGCCCCAAATTCCAGCTGAACCGCCGAGCGGGTACAGCTCAGACGCTCAGTCTGAGATTTCCTGACAACCCCAATTCTCATCGAACTGTGGTTCTTGTGTGAGCAACTCCTTGATGGTGTTGTAGCTAGGTGGTGTAGAAAATAATTTTCTTCATTCTTTTATTTCTTTTTCTCTAAGTTTACTGGGTATAGAGGTTGGGGTGATTAGGGGTTGTTTATTGTAACAGTGTTTATAACTCGGAGAAAGCAGAATTTCTCTAAGTTTACTGTATTTCCCATTTTAGTTCAATCATAATTTCGTACTGTTTCAAAAGAATTTTGTGTGTGATGTTCTTGCTGTTATTTTAAACTCGGGCAAATTCTGTCCCTCCTATTGTGTCCAGGTCATCACCACCTTGATTCTCAGGTTCAGATCATTACAGAGGGCAAAGATCTGAGACAGGAGAGGCGATCAATTCCATATGCAGAGTACATCCTTTCTAAACAGGACACAGATTTGAGATTTCATTTCTCTTACTGGTAGACTATTATAGGGTTGAGGCTTCTGAGGTGGATTCTAGAGGAAATGTTTGTTTTTGGATTGAACCAAGGGATTATCTACCTAAACACTCTTTCTTTAATTGATTAGATAGGAAAGGCCAAAGTATGTATTGAACTGAGATGTCATCTTCCTCCCGATAAGTTAGTTATCGGCAACAACATAATAGAAGCAGTCAAATATAGATTGATACAAAACCCTATTCAAATCCAATATAGCACCTATGGGTACATATGAAATGTGTTGAATCAATTCCTGTTTTTTTTTGTCTGCCCATAACTAGCAATTCTATTCCATTAGTTCATGCTATTCTGTAAGTAGCAAGTAGCAAATAAGCTGATCATATAGCTATTCTGTAATGTGGCCAAGGTTTGAACCAGAGGCCTCATCCAGGATTACAAATATGAAAGAACTAACATGCTTACGTCCCTGTAGCCTATGAAGCATAAGTTCTTGCCTTCCGGGGAGGAAGAGAAAACAGCAAGCTTCTGATTTGCTTCGTAACAGTCAGTAAACTAAGTATGTTTTCAGAATTAAGGAGGGTTAAATCTAGGGATAATGACAGGTGGGTTCGGGATGATGGAATCACAGTATCATCTGATCAGAGTATGTCCCCAAAACATTCAATTCACTACCATCCGAAGAACCAAAACTCTAAAAGATAAAATCAATCGATTCAACTCAACTGAACTCATTCATCATTTATTTGGAAGTTAAAAAACAAGTTCAAGTCGACAACTAAGTAAAGCTAAAAATTTCATGACCTGTGCTAAAAGCCTGCAACATCTGAATCTTACAAAGCTAAGCACGACTAGCCTCTCAACTACAACTCCACAGCTTCTTCATAGTTTCAAGTAAACAAAGTGACTTCTCTGTATCAATGCAAGAATCCTACAAATACATAGAAATAGGCATTAGGACTTTGGGAGAGACTATCTAAAACCAAACAATATACAATAAACTCTCTGAAGGTGTGTAACAGTGTAAGTCATGAATGATGAAAGTTCCATTCAATGATCTCATAATCCATATCTCCAAATTTAAATCTCAGTAATTCGAGGTTCAATAAGTTACATTTTAATACTAAAAGTCTAACTGCCCAATACTATCCCTGTTATAGCCAAATTCTCTTCAAGTTCCCCCTATTTAAGGTTGGAGGACAAATGTGGACCCAACTAGAAGGGATTTTTGCCATCCCTAGCTCAGTATATACACTCAGTTAGATCAATCTGCTTTGCTCTTTTCTAGCTTCTTTACACTACTTAAGGAAATGGTAAAATTCACAACTGAGCTTTAGAATTGTATAAAAACAAAAACAATGGTTAAAATACGTATAGCAGTTATATCACTGGGGTCATAGATACAACCATACTTCTGATCAATATACAAAGTTTCAGTGTAAGGGTAACAGAACAACTCTCAAGACAACAGACCAAATCAAAATCCAAACCTATTTCTTAACATGCTTTATTCTAATCTCAATAATCTCACATATGTGGGCAAACATCTTATTCATTTAAGTTTTTTTTTTTTTTTTTTTTATCAGATCCATTGTTTAGAATCCTCAACTTCATTAGATGAATTAAAAATTCTGAGAACTATCTATCTCTCAAAAAAATTACATCGATACTAGCAAGACCAAAATAATCAGTTTTCAATCTTTTGTGTTATGCATTATCCAGACCTTAATCTTCAAACGGACCTCCAACAATTCAAAACACCAGTAAATATGATTGATCGAAATTAACAAACAGAAGATGACATTGCAATGGCACACCTTATGAATGCTCTCCAATCAATAGGCCACATTTGTTTTAACTAATCAGCTACCTGCACAAGAAATGTAAACCAAAGATTAACTCGAAGAAAATAAACAGAGCATTTAATTACAAATGACATGATCGATCAATGCACTAATGCCATCAGAATTTGACCTCATCCTTTTGCAAAAAGCCACTCCACAGCAGTGACGCCTCCTCTTTGGTTTTGGCTGAAGTGACAATAAACACATTGAAGCCTTTAATATGTTCAAAGATCTCGAAATGATCCTCCAGCTCCGGCGCGGACTCGATAAACTCAGTCTCCATCGAAAACTGAATGAAATTCTTCCGAATTTGAACCGGAGAAGACAACAGAGACATCACCGTCAGGCTTCTCACCAAGAAATTAGACATTCCGATTCTCCGGAGTGTGGTCTGCCGAGCTCGGTGGCTGACCTCTTTGCCTTTGGCGTTCTTAAACCCCTTGGCCGTCAAATCCTTATCCTTCTGTGTCAGAAACTTCTGACCACCGGAAATCTCCATGGCGATTTTCCCGATCTCCGGCGACTTCGAGAGAAGCTTCAGCTCGGAGAGGCGGGGAACTTGCATGACGTTATCGTAGTTCATCTTGAGCAGCATATCCTGACGCAGTACGTCTTCGTAGTGAAAATCGAGCGGGAAGGTGGAGAAGGATTTGGCGGCGGAAGGAAGTGAATTTAGGGTTAGGTTTTGATGGTGAAGAAGGGCTGGATTGGTTTGATTTCCGAGCAATTGGCGTAGCAAAACTCCGGATCTCCTCGCCATTTTGATTTGGGGGAAATCAGGGACTTGGCAAATCAGAGAGGATAAGAAAATAGAGAAAGAGAAGAGATTGAAAGTTAGGGTTTCAGAGTTTGAGATCGATGGAGTTACAGAGAGTGAAAGAGAGGAGACTGAACTAAAAGAGAGAGAGACTGGAGCTGCGGGGAAGAGAGTGAAAATGAGTATACTGTATATACCCTAATTTGTTTTTTTTTTTTTTTTTGGATTGGATATTTCCAACAACGGATTTAGATGACTTGCTAGCCCTTTCGTTAGTTATCATGTATTTGGGCCTCTTCCTGTTTCTGTTGGGCTATGGGCTGTTGCCTTTGTTTTATTAATCAAGAATTTTTTTTTTCGATATTATTTTAGAGTAATCTTAAATACACACCTGTTGCGGGAGAAATAAACTGAGAGAGATTTAGGGAGAATAATCGTTGTTATTTCATTCATAGAATAAACCTCTATATATAGAGGATACAATACATGAAGAAAATACATATATTCCTATTACAATATTGATATCGAATCCTATTGTGATTCTATTTTGACTAAGGCACACACAATAAATCATATTTCCTTAAACACTCCCTCTTGTGCCGTGTCAAAGTGATATGATACATTCAGATGCATTCTATGTTGCCTTATTAAAAACCTTGCCAAGTAACAATAAAACCTCATGGGCAAAAATAACCTTGATCGAAAGAACAAAAAGAGTACAACGCATCATTCACATTTGAAATTCACATGTACGTGCCAGACTCTCCCTGATGTCTGCACCTCCCCCTGATTCTTACAATCATGGGAGCTTAAATAACTTAAAGCATACCAATGCTTTTGACATGTTTTTCAAATGCGACCTTAGGTAGTGATCTAGTAAAAAGATATGCCATATTATCCTCATATCTAACTTGTTTCATTTTGATCATGAGGAAAACACATTCTTTGCTGATCACGTTCATGATATATACTTGGTGTTGTCGCTTTTGGTAAGACATTGCTTCATATTCATATATCGAATGCAAGCATCATTAACCTCATAAAAGTATGTAGGTTTATCTGTTGGAAACTTTAAACCATTTGCTCTTAAAATATGTGTAATTATAGGCCTCAACCATATACACTCACGAACAATTTCGTGTAGAGCAATCATCTATACATCATTCAAAGATGTAGTGACAAAGGTCTATTTTGTTCACCAAGATATCAGTGTTTCTCAATACATAACTCATCCAGAAACAACAATAATATGGGTCATAAAGATACCCGATATCAGCAAATCCTACCAAAACATCACAAATATTTGGTGGAATGAGTAGAAGGCTGCCCAAGAACTCAAAACAAGAGTTTAAGTCGAAAATCAGATTCACGCGTGGCATGACCTTTGTGTACTAAATCAGTCATAACTTCCTGCTCAAAATAGATATGGACGAACCGTAAAACTTTCTAGAAACTAGACATCCGTAGCTTTCCAACCATATATTACTCATAATCAGATTCGTCCTGAGCTGATCAGAAAGCTCTGTCGAAGTTGACTGATCTGTAAAAACAGATTTTCTGATTTCGCCTTTAATGCGTTTTTCTTCCCGCATGGCTTGCGGCGATGGCTATGTGATGCAATCCATCATGTCATATGCTCTATTCTCTTTATAGGGATAAAATAAGCCCAAAAATATCATGAATATCTGAAGATTATTTTATGTCAATCCATAGGCAATGCGTGGGCGCATAGCTAAATCTAGTTAACAAGTTCACAATATGTATGAGATGTTGAGTCTTGTATATTTTGCTCGGTACAATAATGCACTTATTGTACTTATATCAGGTATTCAGCCTCTAAAATGTGTTCGCCATCATCCCTTGAACGAAACGTATCCCTTTAAGGATCAAGACTATGAACGATCATGGGAATAGTTATAGGCCTCACTTTATCATCATTAGAGTGCCTTAATATCTCATAATATAAGCCGATTGATGGACAATACCATCATTATGGTGCTCGAGTTCCAGTTCGAGATAAAACCATACATTCCCAAGTCTTTTATCTCAATTCGGATTTCAAATCCATAGCGGTATCTCTTAGTTCATCAAGAGTCCATTAAAACTTATGTCATCAACATACACCGCAATAACTGCAAATTCGGAACTTTTCCTTATAATAAACACGCATTGGGCATAATTCATATCTCTTCCCAATCAAGTAGTCACTTAGTCAACGTTATAACTTTATTGTAAACGTGCTCCTTGGTCTAGAGCCACTTGTGATGGGTAAATGAACTCAACCTTGGACATTCATGTATATCTCTTAACTTAGATCCCCATAGAGATATGGTGATCACATTCATAAGCTGCATGTCAAGTTTTTCAGACACTACCAAACTGACAAGGTAGCGGAGTGCAATGACATCCATTAGAGAATATGTCTCCTCATAGTTGATCTCAGGACAATATGACAAGCCTTGCGCTATAAGGCGAGTCTACTAATCATGCTTTATAACAAAGACTTATTTAATTGATAGGCTTTACACTTGGTGGTGTCGGCATCACCAACCCAAATACCTTTCTTGCAATTAAGCCTGGATCGCTTTGTTCTTTTTAGGCCAATATTAACTACGTTTGCATTTTTGCAACTAAGTAAGGTTCGATATCTCAATATCCCACGTCCTCATGTACACTAGTGTAATTTATAGTTGTAGAGATCTCTATATTTCAAGAATTGGTTCTAACATTGAGGCGTCCCCCAATGATAACCATAATTCATAAATATTCACATGAGACGGATTTGAGTATCAATGATCAACGGATCAAGTTGTGCCAAACTCACTCGCTCACTCCTTTAGGCGAGTATTCATCGAACCTATAAGGCCTCCTTTTGCTTGGGGAGCCATGGCCTGTGACACCATTATGCCACATTATGGCGTCACTATGCCACCATCCATGGTGACGGCGTCGACACCAATTTCATTAGGTGCGCCATGTCCTCTTGATAGGACATCAATCCTTACAGACATGTTTGCAGCATGTATATTATGATCTCGTCACTTTAACAATATTAGATAACGCATCAGGCATCGAATCTGTTACGTTATGAAGATCAATTATTCTACGCACTTTAATATTGTGTGGTTTTGAGGATCATGATGAGATAAAGTGGGGATAAATCACGACAATTTCCTGTCGTTATCTTTGAACATTCTTGTTCTTATCTCCCCCTAATGACGAGAAGATTGTCTCATCAAAGTGACATTCCGCAAATATGGCGGTAAAGAGATTGCCTGTCAAGGTTTCAACAAAGCGGACTATAGTTGGAGACTTATATCCAACATAAATACTTATTCATGTCTAAGAACCCATCATAGTGTGTTGTGGTTGCATAATTTTGGCACATAAATGCGTAAGTCACTAGCTTTAACGCATAGAAAGGTTAAGCGGTGATGGTTCGTAGATGAATTAGTATAGCTGCATGCAATCGCATAACCCAAGTAGAAAAATTGGTGGGCATTACCAAAATTTAGGCTACTATCGTAGTCATTTACTTGTAACTTTCCGCGAGACCATTTGGGCATGTACACGGGAACATGATATCAAACATCATTCCATCAAAATGTACAATAGTCATCCAAAATTGTCGATGTGAACTCTCTTGCATTATCAAGTCGAATTGACTGAATGGGATGATATGGGTAGTGAGCCCAATATATAATTTGTGCTAGAAGTTATATTATAAGTAGCATATATAACTAGTAGACGATAGTGCGACACGTGACCAGAGTGTATGCACGTCAACCAACACCATAAAAGATCAAATATGTTCGCAAGTTGGTTGAATTTGTCTACAAAATCCTCTTGGATTCAATGTAATTAAGATCATAATAAGAATACATGTGTCCTTTGCATAGGATGGTCTTAATCCTAATTTTCCAAAGAAATAGGCTTTACAAAATGAGTGATTAATTAGCTCTCAGAATTAACCAACGAAGATTTTGGTTTAGCCATAAAGTCATAATTTACTTGAGAAGCATAATAGGGAACGATTGCACCAACATATGCATCAAAAATGTCCCAGAGCCGCCTAGGTGGAGCGGCGGCATTTTTATACAAGTAGCAATATGCCTCTTGAACCATATTCTTTTGGTTCTTGCTTCTTCTCACTCAAAATAATGGATGTCCATGTGATATTTTTATTTTCAATATACGAATCATCATACCATTACCATGATGTCTTAATCTGTCATGTCAAAGCCTATATGTGTCATAATCCCAATGTCATCTCATATGACGTTGTTAGATTCAACAATTATAATAGTGGTTACAAATTAACCCACTAATGACACATAATCTTCTCTAATACTCGTGTACATCCGTAGTCATTAGAGGTAATGCAAAGGAACTCATGCACATTCTCTCTTATGTGTTTCCACATGATAATCGTTGGCAATATATCATTTATTGCTGATAAGGGTTCGAATAGCTCTTGGAGCATAAAGAGCTTTAATTATAATAATCATAGTGTCATAAAGACAAAAGAAATTGAGCCGTCCATCGCTCTTTTTTATCAATTGTGATGATTCAATCATCTGAGTCACAAAGGGATTATAAAATATTATTCCACAAATAATTACCTACGTTTGGGTATTATGTGGATAGTCATGCCATCAACTTTAAATATTCAATCTCTCCAACTGGCAAGTTATAGGAGATTAGTCAACATGTGAGTGTAAATATACACAAATAAACAACAATTTTTTTTTGCTGTTATTGTTCATGATCAACAGTACCATTTTTGTTGACTTTTTGTTTCAGATGACTTTTCGTCAGAGTTGACCTTTTTCGTCACAATTGACTTTTGCACTTTTTTTTCGATTCTTTGCCGAAAATATTGTCACCCTTTTGACTCATGTTGTCACACCATGTGCATTCATAGTGAAATTATTTCTTTCTTTCAAACCATATACCATAATAAGGCAATATGTCATTGCAACAATAAAATTTGAATATAGCTCAAATCTCAAATAAATTCGAAACTCTATTAATATGTCAACGAGCATCGAGGTTTTGTAATCAAAATCTAATCCAAAATAAAGAGCTATGACAAATCGTCATTTATATAGTGAGGCATAAAAGCTTGTACAAAGTATTCTTGGAAAATAAATGCTCCAATCAAAATCTGTAACATCAATGTGTTCTTTATCAGATTTGAAGTATGTAATAATGAGACTGACATCATTGCCATCTCCATCTTCTTCTTCAACAGTATGATGAGCCTTTTGCTCTCTTATATATTTATATACTTTATATTGTGCAGCTAGTTCGGCACTTACTTTGCATTGCCCAAAATTAATGCTTATTAGATCCATGTCTATAGCATATATACCTCATCTTCAAATGCCATTCAAATGCCAAGTCATGTCATGGCAGTGAGATGGTTCTCGATGTCAGTCACCCATTGGTGATATTCAATATCATTGCAGTACAATTTTGCAAATTCTGGGCATTTTTTTTTTCGCCATCTTGAGAAATAAGAAGAAGAATTAGTGTCATAGTCCCAAAGACTTCCTCAACAACTAATATTTCCAAGAAATTTGGATTAGACCAAAACCATGATGTGTAAATGGTCATTTTGAGGCTCATGAATTTTTTCATAGCCATAATTCTCTTTTCGATGCTCATAGCATATGAATCCCCACGATTCAATTAATTCTCAAAAGTCCCACGCCATATGAGGGGGCGGGATGTAGAAGAAGGGAAGTTGGAAAATCCTCAATAAAAACACAATTCTCAAAAAGCAGGAACTTTGATTTAAAGTTTACATGGTAAAATTTAAGCTTGAAATTCTTATAAAAACACGTACCGATGTAGACGTGTATGTCTCTTGAGAATTGTCGGGTGCTTATTGTAACTAATCCGAGATTTTAGATGTTGCTTCGATCTCCAACAATCACCTTTTGCGAGGCAAAGAAACTCTGCCTTCTTAACATAAGATAAAATATATGATTAGCACCTCGTTGATATAAGCAGGACTATTATATGTGTGCAATGAAAATTTCACATAAGAAGGCCACAGTATCATATATATATATATGCCCTGCCACGGACTCATGAATAATTGATATATATATATATGTGACATTTATATGTAAATATCGATCTAGAAAACTTAGCTTTTCGTGTTCAAAGGCACATCGACCCAATTTCGAACATCTTTTGCTGAAGAAGATCTAGGTCTGGAATTGAGCATCTTTGTATGCCACGACGTCTATAATTCTTTTCATTCCTCCACATGTATATATTGTCTTGGTAGAAAGGCCACACGTCATGGCCTCCTGACAATTGTGACTTGTGAGTCCTAAACCTTCATAAAACAAAAGCACCTCCACATAATAAACCTCCTTCTTCAATTCGGCCATTGATGGTAATAGAAGGGGTTAGCGCACAGAGAAACCAATTGATCGGCGGCCACTGTTTTGGTTTCTAGGTGATGGACGGCAGAATTTTTTTTTTTCAGTTTCTAGGGTTACTCAGGGTTAGAGCAAAGTGTCTGATATAAACTGAGAGAGAGATTTAAGGAGAATAATCGTTGTTATTTCATTTATAGAATAAACCTCTATATATAGAGGATACAATACATAAGGAAAATACATATATTCCTATTACAATATTAATATCAAATCCTATTGTGATTCTACTTTGACTAAGACACACACAATAAATCATATTTCCTTAAACACTCCCCCTTGTGCCGTGTCAAAATGATATGATACATTCAGAGCATTCTATGTTGCCTCATTAAAAACTTTGCCAAGTAACAATAAAACCTCATGGGCAAAAATAACATTGGTCGAAGGAATAAAAATAGTACAACGCACCATTCACATTTGAAATTCACATGTACCTGCCAGACTCTCCCCTGATGTCTGCACCTCCCCCTGATTCTAACAATCATGGGAGCTTAAATAACTTAAAGCATACCAATGTTCTTAATACGTACTCGTATTAATTTATGTTTCACATCAAATATTTTAGGCATGTTTAATGACAAAAACAGACATTTATTACTAAAAAAGAAAAGAAAATCACAATTAAAAATCTAATCTCCTACCCTAAAACCATCGAAACAACTACTTCTTCCCTAAATTTGACTATTCTCCACAAATCATAGTTTCCTACGCAAAAAAAAAAAAAAAAAAAAAAAAAATTAAACTACTTTTAGAATTCATGACTTGAATTTCGACTGCTACCAAATAATCACATGTATTGTTCAATTAACATCGATTCATTTGAGTCCTGTCTCTTTTTTCTTTTTTTTCTTTTTTGTATCAGTTTTAGTTTTGATCTTGCAGAGCATTTTGAAGTACTACATGTTCATCTTGACATGTTGTATTGAAAAAGGCAGGTATATATGTTTAATAGCTAGTGACCAAATGTATTTTTACTAGCTTGTGAATTCCGAAAACTTGAAATAGTTGATATTTTTTTCGAATTTCAAATGATTGATGTCGCATCGGAGATTTGAAGTTTGTGTAATAATAGTCTTTTGATTATAAATTTGATGATGAAAAGAAAAAATTTCTAGCAGAAAATAGAAAAAAAATACGTAAAAGAGTTACCAAAATATATATAGTAAATTTACAATAATTATACTAAATAACATATTATTTCTTAGTTTTAGAAATAAGGGTATTATAAGCAGTTTGAGATGTGTATTAAGTTTAATATCGAAATGAAAAACTAGATGATGAGTGTATTAAGCAAGAAGTGTGTATTAAAAGGTTAGATGTGTGTATTTAAAATTTATCATTATTTTATTGATGAAAGTTTCATTCTCATAAAAAAAAAAAAACATTATGCCCATCACCATTGGTGTAGTGGCATAAGTCTTTCCTATGTTAGTGGGAGGTCGTAAGATCGATTCATAACAGACTCGTTGTTATATTTGAGTTATTTGATTAATCCAAAAAAAATAAAAATAAAAACATTAGAGTTTGATGATCACAATTATGATTACGAATATGGTTACCTTTATTTACCGAACTAGTGTTCGGAGAATACCATTTATGAGCTTTTCTGTAATTTCATTTATTTAAAATTAATTGCCATTTTGATAAGAAACAAATAGGAACAGTATCAAACTTGATGACCAAGAAACCGGTCCAAAAACTTACAAATACGACGCACTTAAAGCACTCCACCACCACAAGGTTCTCTCTCTCCCAAAAAAGAAAAACCAAAGCTTCCAGCAGTCCAGCTACCTTACTCTGCTCTGTCTTCCCCTGTTTTCAGTACTCTCTGTTTTCTTCTGTTCCAAGATCACCACTCTCTTCATCTCCAAAATCCTCCACACTCGAATCAAAATGAGCTTGATGGAAAACCCAAACACCATATCCAAATTCAACACCAAGCGAAGCCTCTACCTTCCCAGGAGAGGGCAGGTCAAGATCAGAATATTCAAGGGCTTGTTCAGGTCGTTGGCTTCTATGTTGGGTGGGTTTGCCAGGAAGCCAGCCGGAGAAGATGGAGGGTTTTTGAGCTCTACCCCTCAAACTCCAGCTGAAACTCCAAGTGGGTACTGCTCCGATTCTCAGTCTGAT from Fragaria vesca subsp. vesca linkage group LG3, FraVesHawaii_1.0, whole genome shotgun sequence harbors:
- the LOC101308358 gene encoding 60S ribosomal protein L5, mitochondrial-like, encoding MARRSGVLLRQLLGNQTNPALLHHQNLTLNSLPSAAKSFSTFPLDFHYEDVLRQDMLLKMNYDNVMQVPRLSELKLLSKSPEIGKIAMEISGGQKFLTQKDKDLTAKGFKNAKGKEVSHRARQTTLRRIGMSNFLVRSLTVMSLLSSPVQIRKNFIQFSMETEFIESAPELEDHFEIFEHIKGFNVFIVTSAKTKEEASLLWSGFLQKDEVAD